Within Pseudobacteriovorax antillogorgiicola, the genomic segment GAATAAAAAGCGTGGGGCATTCGATGCTCTTTAGATAGGCTTGTACTTGAGGCTCAGAATAGAGACGCGCTGAAGGGAGTTTCAGCCGAGGGTCATGAGTCCATTGAATCCCATCAGGAGTCGCCCGAGTACCGCGAACGGTGAGGGTTTTGGCGATCTCATAGGAAAGGTTGCCAGATTTTTGTCTCGTTTGAATGGCTGCATCGAGATCGTCGTAATACGGATTGGTTCTACCCCCATTGCGAAGCCAGGACTCCACAGCTTGAGCCATGCGGGACGGCGCTTCGTCTTCTGCTAGACTTAAGGGGCCGATGGACTCAATAAGGGCCAAGGACCGAACTCGGTCTGGAAAGCATGCTGCATAGAGGCTCGCAATGGCTCCTCCCATTGAATGGCCAATCAAATGGCAGCGATCGAGATCGAGACTTTTCAAAAGTTCTGCAATGAAAAAAATATAGTCGTGAAAATGACTAATTTGGCTTGGGAGGTGGTGGTCGGACCGCCCGTGACCAGGAAGGTCGATCGCTAAGATTTTTTGCTCATTCATCTCGCTTAGAAGGCTCTTGAAGCTATGACAATTGTCTAGCCAACCGTGGAGGGCGATCACTTCAGGCCTGTCACCTTCAAAGTTCTGAATGCCTGATATTTGCAGATCGAATCGTGGTAGCTGGACCTTGGTTTCAATCATAACGAATGTTCCCAGTTGCTTGCTAAATTTTCAAGGTATCGCTTTTTAAGCATGCTCGTCTAACAAAAAATGGCCAGCGGGCTGATTCCCGTTCGTTTTGCACAACAGGAATCAGCCTAAAAAAACTTACTTTTCTGTCTACATTGCACTACTTGAGGGCAGCTTCTCACATAAAAGCATGGGTTTAGGCTACTTTGCAAAAAGGTGGCGGGGGTTATCGCTCAGCCTTCTGTTGGGATGCCGAAAACGAAGGAGTATGTCGAAATCGGAGGAAACTGATGAAGAAAGCTCCGCTTCCAGAGAACGAAGAGCCTCGGATCAAGCTGCTACAGGACTTGCGAATCCTAGATAGCGAACTTGAGAAGACCTACGATGATATCACGAAACTTGCGGCGAGAATCTGTGGAGTTCCGATCTGTCTTGTCAGCCTCGTCGACGAGGATCGGCAATGGTTCAAATCTCACCATGGTCTGGAAGCCCGAGAGACTCCACGAGACTTTGCCTTTTGTGCTCATGCCATTCTTGGTGATGAGGTTTTTGAAGTTCCTGATGCCCGAAAAGACGAGCGATTTTCCGATAACCCCCTCGTCACAGATAATCCTAACGTGATCTTTTATGCAGGCTATCCTTTGGAAATGGAAAATGATTTGAAATTAGGCACGCTTTGCGTCATCGATCACCAACCGAAGGTCCTCACAGAAGATCAAAGAGATGCGCTCAAGAGCCTAAGCTCCCAGGTCATAACCTTGTTTAAGTTGAGGCGATCAAACTATCGTTTACAAACAGCCTTAGAAAACAAAGCTAATATGCTATCAACCATGAGCCATGAGATACGGACACCGTTGAATGGTGTTCTAGGGATGACCGAACTCCTACTGGACACGGAGTTAGAGCCGCGACAGAAGGAAATGCTTGAAACCGTTCGAGACTGTGGTCATGGCTTGATCACAATCCTCAATGATATACTTGATTTTAGCAAGTTGGAAATTGGCAAGGTCGAGCTTCATGCAGAAGCCTTTGACCTGCCAAAAACCATCCAGAATAGCCTCTACCTATTCGAGTCGAACGCTGCTAGCAAGGGTTTAAGTCTTGAATACAAGTCTCTTGATGGAACGCCGGAACTGGTGATGGGAGACGAGTATCGGCTTCGCCAGGTTCTTCAAAACTTGATAAGCAACGCCCTAAAGTTCACTGAACAAGGTGGTGTCACCGTTGAGTCGACCGGTCGCAAGGTGGAAGACGGATGCGAAGTGACCATCAAAGTAGCCGATACTGGAATGGGAATCGCCAAGGATGCGCAGGTTAAGCTATTTCAATCGTTTTCACAGACGGATGCATCGATCGCACGAAAATACGGCGGCACGGGTTTAGGCTTGGCAATTTCGAAGAACTTAGTAGAGCTGATGCGGGGGCGGATCGAAGTTTCCTCGGAGCTAGGCAAGGGAACAACATTTACTATCGTGATTCCCTTCGAAAAGGCAGATGGCTTGGCGGAAACCACAGAAGGAGAGCAGGAAGAGATCGATGTTAGTGACCTAGCGATTCTAGTTGCCGAGGATAATGGTGTGAATCAGGTCATAGCAAAAAGTATGTTGGAAGCTCTTGGAGCCACCATCGATTTGGTGGAAGACGGTCAGCATGCGGTTGAAGCAGCCAGAACGAAATCCTATGATTTAGTTTTCATGGATTGTCACATGCCTGGAATGGATGGCTATGCAGCAACTCGAACAATCAAAGATGATCTTGGGAACAATGCTCCCTACGTTGTAGCCTTGACAGCATCGAGTACTGAAGACGATCAGAAACGTTGTCGAGATGCAGGTATGGATGACTTCATGAGCAAACCAATTAGTAAAAAAAACCTACGGGCATTTTTCCGGAAGTTTCTAAATTCTAAGCAGGCTGCTTGATCTCTCGCCGTAATTGCTTGATAATCACCGAATTCACCAGTCCACCAAAGACTTTTGCTGTACGTCTGTCACTGGCTACTAGAATTTTTTTTCTTTTAATGCTCCAATAGCGAAAATTTAACTCGATATTAAGGATCGGAATATGAAGCCCGTACTGCTAGTGGTGGCCTGTCTACCGCTTTGGTTGGCCTGTGGTCAGCCTATGGATTCGGAATTAGATGGAAGTGAAACGAAGCTACAATGGTGGCTTAAAATTGCACCACGCTGCGAGGGATTCCCAGCGAAGGAACACTGCGATGACGGTGATACAAATCTGTTCAATGGTCTGCTTTGTGCTGTAGGCGTCGAAGATGCTTGTGATGCTGTTCGGGAAGGTCAGGGTGCTGACGGCCGGTGGTGGCGCTCACCGAGACGAGTTGATGGCCAGATGGGACAAGAGAAAACCTTCTCAAGAGATATGGCAATGGGAAGTTTCCTCTATATCGTGGCAAGTCGTGATCAGGTGGCCGCGCAGTCTTGGTTTGAATGGATGAAATCCAATCGCGCATGTTCTGTAGAAAAACCTTGGGGTGGTGGGTGTTTGATTCGTGGCCCCTGGCGCTTATGCCGGGATGCTAATAATCAAAGCTGTTGGGCAACTCCTGGGATTTTTGGGATCTATCGCCGCGTTTATCGCTATCTCGGCTTAGATCCGGAGCCGATCATGGAGCAAAGCAAAGATACCGACCACAGTATTGTAAAGGTTGAGGCTTCGGTAAATCCACTTGGTTACGAACTCCACCTCAAGGGAGTTCATGTTCTGCTTAAACGAATGATGGGTGAGCAGAGGACCTTGATGGCAGAG encodes:
- a CDS encoding alpha/beta fold hydrolase; this translates as MIETKVQLPRFDLQISGIQNFEGDRPEVIALHGWLDNCHSFKSLLSEMNEQKILAIDLPGHGRSDHHLPSQISHFHDYIFFIAELLKSLDLDRCHLIGHSMGGAIASLYAACFPDRVRSLALIESIGPLSLAEDEAPSRMAQAVESWLRNGGRTNPYYDDLDAAIQTRQKSGNLSYEIAKTLTVRGTRATPDGIQWTHDPRLKLPSARLYSEPQVQAYLKSIECPTLFIRGNNTFLSNAALVEQRLEMVKQLSQITVSGGHHLHMESPGELAKIIGQFLDVGHL
- a CDS encoding GAF domain-containing hybrid sensor histidine kinase/response regulator, with product MKKAPLPENEEPRIKLLQDLRILDSELEKTYDDITKLAARICGVPICLVSLVDEDRQWFKSHHGLEARETPRDFAFCAHAILGDEVFEVPDARKDERFSDNPLVTDNPNVIFYAGYPLEMENDLKLGTLCVIDHQPKVLTEDQRDALKSLSSQVITLFKLRRSNYRLQTALENKANMLSTMSHEIRTPLNGVLGMTELLLDTELEPRQKEMLETVRDCGHGLITILNDILDFSKLEIGKVELHAEAFDLPKTIQNSLYLFESNAASKGLSLEYKSLDGTPELVMGDEYRLRQVLQNLISNALKFTEQGGVTVESTGRKVEDGCEVTIKVADTGMGIAKDAQVKLFQSFSQTDASIARKYGGTGLGLAISKNLVELMRGRIEVSSELGKGTTFTIVIPFEKADGLAETTEGEQEEIDVSDLAILVAEDNGVNQVIAKSMLEALGATIDLVEDGQHAVEAARTKSYDLVFMDCHMPGMDGYAATRTIKDDLGNNAPYVVALTASSTEDDQKRCRDAGMDDFMSKPISKKNLRAFFRKFLNSKQAA